Proteins found in one Pontibacter sp. SGAir0037 genomic segment:
- a CDS encoding M42 family metallopeptidase — MRPESFDFLQTYLNNSSPTGFEAEGQKLWLEYLKPYIDSYFVDTYGTVVGVINPEAEYKVVIEAHADEISWFVNYITPEGYIYLRRNGGSDALIAPSKRVNIYTSKGIVKAVFGWPAIHVRKVENDKAPTIETVFLDCGASSRDEVEQMGIHVGCVATFEDEFTVLNDKFYVGRALDNRIGGFMIAEVARLVKENKKELPFGLYIVNAVQEEIGLRGAEMIAHRIKPDVAIITDVTHDTQSPMYDKKTSGDIHCGKGPVVSYGPAVQNNVRDLIINTAQEKEIPFQRAAVSRATGTDTDAFAYSNAGVASALISLPLKYMHTTVETVHKDDVQNVINLIYETILKIENNQDFRYLK, encoded by the coding sequence ATGCGTCCAGAATCTTTTGATTTTTTACAAACTTACCTGAATAACTCCTCGCCCACAGGCTTCGAGGCAGAAGGCCAGAAGCTTTGGCTGGAGTACCTTAAACCATATATAGACAGCTACTTTGTAGATACCTACGGCACTGTAGTAGGTGTTATCAACCCTGAAGCGGAATACAAAGTAGTAATTGAGGCGCATGCCGATGAAATCTCCTGGTTCGTGAACTATATCACACCAGAAGGATATATTTACCTGAGACGCAACGGCGGCTCAGATGCTCTTATAGCCCCTTCCAAGCGTGTAAACATCTATACCAGCAAAGGCATTGTGAAAGCAGTTTTTGGCTGGCCAGCCATTCACGTGCGTAAAGTTGAAAACGACAAGGCCCCTACCATCGAAACTGTGTTTCTGGACTGTGGCGCCAGCAGCCGCGACGAAGTAGAACAGATGGGTATTCATGTAGGTTGTGTCGCCACTTTTGAAGACGAATTTACTGTACTAAACGATAAGTTCTATGTAGGCCGTGCCCTAGATAATCGTATCGGAGGTTTCATGATTGCTGAGGTTGCCCGCCTGGTAAAAGAGAATAAAAAAGAACTTCCTTTTGGCCTTTACATTGTAAATGCGGTTCAGGAAGAAATTGGCTTGCGTGGTGCCGAAATGATTGCACACCGCATTAAGCCGGATGTAGCCATTATTACAGATGTAACGCATGATACACAGTCGCCCATGTATGATAAAAAGACAAGCGGCGATATTCATTGCGGAAAAGGACCTGTTGTTTCTTATGGTCCGGCTGTTCAGAATAATGTGCGTGATCTCATTATCAATACAGCACAGGAAAAAGAGATACCGTTCCAGCGTGCAGCCGTTTCACGTGCAACTGGTACCGATACAGATGCTTTTGCTTACTCCAATGCAGGTGTAGCCTCAGCGCTTATCTCTCTGCCACTAAAGTACATGCACACTACGGTGGAGACAGTACACAAGGACGACGTGCAAAACGTAATCAACCTGATCTACGAAACGATCCTGAAAATAGAAAACAATCAGGATTTCCGTTACCTGAAATAA
- a CDS encoding helical backbone metal receptor codes for MGHQLTLPHPPQRIISLVPSQTELLFDLGLGERLVGVTKFCLHPKEQVKQKTVIGGTKNFRFDVIAQLQPDLIIGNKEENYKEGIEQLQRHYPVWMSDIYTLDDALQMMQQLGDITATTTQAFHLMQQVRSGFESLKPLAYPVSTAYFIWRGPYMAVGNYNIIDHMLQRCGFRNAFAALARYPVVEPEQLQQANPQLILLSSEPYPFKEKHILEFQQLCPQAFIKVVDGEMFSWYGSRLLNAPAYLQTIIEEVAESLKR; via the coding sequence ATGGGGCACCAGCTTACGTTGCCACACCCTCCACAGCGCATTATCTCTCTGGTACCCTCGCAAACAGAATTGCTCTTCGACTTAGGTTTAGGAGAAAGATTAGTGGGTGTTACCAAGTTCTGCCTACACCCTAAAGAACAGGTAAAGCAAAAGACCGTTATTGGCGGCACAAAGAATTTCAGGTTTGATGTGATTGCACAGCTGCAGCCCGATCTCATTATCGGCAACAAGGAGGAAAACTATAAGGAAGGGATAGAACAGCTACAACGGCACTACCCTGTCTGGATGAGCGATATTTATACCTTAGATGATGCCCTGCAGATGATGCAGCAGTTAGGGGACATAACAGCCACTACAACCCAAGCATTCCATTTAATGCAGCAGGTCCGTTCAGGCTTCGAAAGCCTGAAGCCGTTGGCATACCCGGTCAGCACTGCTTACTTTATCTGGCGTGGCCCTTATATGGCAGTGGGCAACTATAATATAATCGACCACATGCTACAGCGTTGTGGCTTTCGGAATGCCTTTGCCGCATTGGCAAGGTATCCGGTAGTAGAGCCAGAACAACTGCAACAGGCAAATCCACAACTGATCCTGCTTTCCTCAGAACCTTATCCTTTTAAGGAAAAGCACATCTTGGAATTCCAGCAGCTATGCCCTCAGGCTTTCATTAAAGTAGTTGACGGTGAAATGTTCAGCTGGTACGGCAGCAGGCTTTTAAACGCCCCAGCTTATCTGCAAACTATCATAGAGGAAGTAGCCGAAAGCCTAAAAAGATAA
- a CDS encoding proline dehydrogenase family protein, translating into MNPKNTVSFDDTAVAFSSKSDTELYKMYLLFKSMNSNLFVKVGGSLLNTAINLHLPVKFIVKPTIFSHFCGGETIKESERAIQELGSYHIGTILDYSVEGEGNEKSFDATRDELLRTVEKARGNKHIPFSVFKVTGLVAIKLLEKVQAKQPLTPDEQAAFNRGRDRVQAICQRCYEAGVRVFVDAEESWIQDTIDNLTYEMMALYNREKAIVYNTYQLYRHDRLEVLKRDVQQAEQVGYYIGGKLVRGAYMEKERKRAREAGYTSPINPSKSASDNLFDEALRFCINHLDRISICAGTHNEASSYLLMQLMQEHHIAPQDERIFFAQLYGMSDNLSYNLANAGYNVAKYVPYGPVEAVMPYLLRRANENTAIAGQSSREFTLIKNEMDRRKNKKRGITDNVFSHF; encoded by the coding sequence ATGAACCCCAAAAATACTGTTTCATTTGACGATACCGCTGTTGCGTTCTCATCGAAGTCAGATACTGAGTTATATAAAATGTATTTGCTGTTTAAGTCTATGAACAGCAACCTTTTTGTAAAGGTAGGTGGTAGCCTTTTAAACACGGCCATAAACCTGCATCTTCCGGTTAAATTTATTGTAAAGCCAACTATCTTCAGCCACTTTTGTGGCGGAGAGACAATCAAAGAATCTGAAAGAGCTATACAAGAGCTGGGAAGCTACCATATAGGCACCATACTGGATTATTCTGTAGAGGGCGAAGGAAACGAGAAAAGCTTTGACGCTACTCGTGATGAACTGCTTCGGACAGTAGAGAAGGCCAGGGGAAATAAGCATATCCCGTTTTCAGTGTTCAAGGTTACCGGGTTGGTTGCTATTAAACTGCTGGAAAAGGTACAGGCAAAGCAACCCCTCACTCCTGATGAGCAGGCAGCGTTTAACCGCGGCCGTGATCGGGTGCAAGCTATCTGCCAGCGCTGTTACGAAGCAGGTGTACGTGTTTTTGTAGATGCAGAAGAAAGCTGGATTCAGGATACTATTGACAACCTGACCTACGAGATGATGGCACTTTACAACAGGGAGAAAGCCATTGTATACAACACTTATCAGCTATACCGCCACGACCGGCTCGAAGTGCTAAAGCGGGATGTGCAGCAGGCTGAACAAGTGGGATATTACATAGGGGGCAAACTGGTAAGAGGTGCCTATATGGAAAAAGAACGCAAGCGTGCCCGGGAAGCAGGTTACACCAGCCCTATAAATCCAAGCAAATCCGCGTCTGATAATCTTTTTGATGAGGCTCTCCGCTTCTGCATAAACCACCTGGATCGTATTTCTATTTGTGCAGGCACACACAATGAGGCAAGCTCTTATTTGTTAATGCAACTGATGCAGGAGCACCACATTGCCCCACAGGACGAAAGAATATTCTTTGCACAGCTTTATGGAATGAGTGATAATCTATCGTACAACCTGGCCAACGCAGGGTACAATGTAGCAAAGTATGTACCTTATGGCCCTGTAGAAGCTGTTATGCCTTATCTGCTGCGCCGCGCCAACGAGAATACTGCCATAGCAGGCCAAAGCAGCCGCGAATTCACGCTTATTAAAAATGAAATGGATCGCAGAAAGAACAAAAAAAGGGGAATAACAGATAACGTTTTTTCCCATTTTTAG
- a CDS encoding ATP-dependent Clp protease ATP-binding subunit — MEAKFSNRVKEVISLSREEAIRLGHDYIGTEHLVLGMIREGEGTAIALLKKLGVSIDELKYALEQATRNTASQGSNITGSIPLTKQTEKVLKITYLEAKIFKSDIIGTEHLLLSILRDEDNISSQILAKFNVNYEAIRDSLDYHSNNPLASSDTDDSDDSDKLFGSSSSSRSGSSSKKAGEKSRTPVLDNFGRDLTKLAEEDKLDPIVGREKEIERVAQVLSRRKKNNPILIGEPGVGKTAIAEGLALRIIQKKVSRVLFNKRVVTLDLASLVAGTKYRGQFEERMKAVMNELEKSPDVILFIDELHTIVGAGGASGSLDASNMFKPALARGEIQCIGATTLDEYRQYIEKDGALARRFQIVMVDPTSPEETIEILNNIKDKYQDHHHVNYTDKAIEACVKLSDRYMSDRFLPDKAIDILDEAGARVHINNIVVPEDILKLEEQIENIKVEKNRVVKSQKYEEAAQLRDKEKKLIDQLETAKRNWEEETKKKRYTVKEENVAEVIAMMTGIPVKRIAQKEGQKLLNMGEELKGKVIGQDKAIQQLVKAIQRTRVGLKDPKKPIGSFVFLGPTGVGKTELAKVLATYLFDKDDALVRIDMSEYMEKFSVSRLVGAPPGYVGYEEGGQLTEKIRRKPYSVVLLDEIEKAHPDVYNLLLQVLDDGILTDGLGRKVDFRNTIIIMTSNIGARDLQDFGAGIGFMSKTRSENVDDIMKGTIASALRKTFSPEFLNRLDDVIVFNSLNREDMHKIIELSLGKLFTRIETLGYSIELTDKAKDFVADKGYDPKYGARPLNRAIQKYIEDPIAEEILKAEVAQGDVLLVDHEEGKEQLTFKSKKSSGKKASSASDDDEETTEPSKSSGSGNDKSND; from the coding sequence ATGGAAGCTAAATTCTCAAACCGAGTGAAAGAGGTTATCTCACTCAGCCGTGAGGAAGCTATTCGTCTTGGGCATGACTACATTGGTACTGAACATCTAGTACTGGGCATGATCCGGGAAGGAGAAGGTACTGCCATTGCTCTGCTCAAAAAGCTGGGTGTTTCGATAGATGAACTAAAGTACGCTTTAGAGCAGGCTACACGAAACACGGCTTCACAAGGCAGCAATATTACGGGTAGTATTCCGCTTACAAAACAGACTGAGAAGGTGCTTAAAATAACATACCTGGAGGCCAAAATCTTCAAGAGTGACATTATTGGCACAGAGCACCTCTTATTATCCATCCTGCGGGATGAAGACAATATATCTTCTCAAATTCTAGCGAAATTTAATGTGAATTACGAAGCAATAAGAGACTCATTGGATTATCACAGCAATAATCCCCTGGCATCATCAGATACCGACGATTCTGATGATTCAGACAAATTGTTTGGAAGTTCTTCTTCCTCACGCTCTGGCAGTTCTAGCAAGAAAGCCGGCGAGAAGTCTCGCACTCCTGTGCTGGATAACTTCGGACGTGACCTGACCAAACTTGCTGAAGAAGACAAACTGGACCCGATTGTAGGTCGCGAAAAAGAAATTGAGCGTGTGGCCCAGGTACTTAGCCGCCGCAAAAAGAACAACCCTATTTTGATTGGGGAGCCTGGTGTAGGTAAAACAGCTATTGCTGAAGGCCTTGCCCTGCGTATTATTCAGAAGAAGGTAAGCCGTGTGCTTTTCAACAAACGCGTTGTTACCCTCGATCTTGCTTCTCTGGTAGCTGGCACAAAATACCGTGGTCAGTTCGAGGAGCGCATGAAAGCAGTGATGAACGAACTGGAAAAATCTCCGGACGTGATCCTGTTTATTGACGAGCTGCACACCATCGTAGGTGCTGGCGGCGCTTCAGGTTCGCTGGATGCCTCTAACATGTTCAAGCCTGCACTTGCCCGTGGCGAGATTCAATGCATCGGTGCTACTACGCTGGATGAATACCGCCAGTACATCGAGAAAGATGGTGCCTTAGCCCGTCGTTTCCAGATTGTTATGGTTGATCCTACTTCTCCGGAAGAAACAATCGAGATCTTAAATAACATCAAAGACAAGTACCAGGACCACCACCACGTTAACTACACCGATAAAGCCATTGAGGCCTGCGTGAAGTTGAGTGACCGCTATATGAGCGACCGTTTCTTACCAGATAAAGCAATTGATATTCTGGATGAAGCCGGTGCCCGTGTACACATTAACAATATTGTTGTACCAGAGGATATCCTGAAGCTGGAAGAGCAGATTGAGAATATCAAGGTAGAGAAAAACCGCGTTGTGAAGAGCCAGAAATATGAAGAGGCTGCCCAACTCCGCGATAAAGAGAAAAAACTGATCGATCAGCTCGAAACTGCGAAACGCAACTGGGAAGAAGAAACCAAGAAGAAGCGCTATACAGTAAAAGAGGAAAATGTGGCAGAAGTTATTGCCATGATGACAGGTATTCCTGTTAAACGTATCGCTCAGAAAGAAGGCCAGAAATTACTGAACATGGGCGAAGAGCTTAAAGGGAAAGTAATTGGCCAGGATAAGGCTATCCAGCAATTGGTTAAAGCCATTCAGCGTACACGCGTTGGTTTAAAAGATCCGAAAAAGCCAATTGGTTCGTTCGTGTTCTTGGGCCCGACAGGTGTAGGTAAAACAGAGCTTGCCAAAGTGTTGGCTACGTACCTGTTCGATAAAGATGATGCCCTGGTTCGCATCGACATGAGTGAGTACATGGAGAAATTCAGTGTATCCCGCTTGGTTGGAGCGCCTCCAGGATACGTAGGCTACGAAGAAGGTGGCCAGCTGACTGAGAAAATCCGTCGTAAGCCATATTCTGTGGTATTGCTCGACGAGATTGAGAAAGCTCACCCGGATGTATATAATCTGTTGCTACAGGTGTTAGACGATGGTATTCTGACAGACGGATTAGGCCGTAAGGTTGACTTCCGTAACACGATCATCATTATGACATCTAACATCGGTGCCCGCGACTTACAGGACTTTGGTGCCGGTATAGGTTTCATGTCTAAAACACGTTCTGAGAATGTGGATGATATCATGAAAGGTACTATTGCCAGTGCATTGAGAAAAACATTCTCTCCTGAGTTCCTGAACCGTTTGGATGATGTAATTGTGTTTAACTCACTTAACCGTGAAGACATGCACAAAATCATTGAGCTGTCGCTTGGCAAACTGTTCACCAGAATCGAAACGCTTGGCTACAGCATCGAGCTAACAGACAAGGCAAAAGATTTTGTGGCAGACAAAGGATATGATCCGAAGTATGGTGCTCGTCCGTTAAACCGTGCTATTCAGAAATATATCGAAGATCCGATTGCGGAGGAGATACTGAAAGCAGAGGTAGCGCAGGGTGATGTTCTGCTGGTGGATCATGAAGAAGGCAAAGAGCAGTTAACTTTTAAATCGAAGAAAAGCAGTGGCAAAAAAGCCAGTAGCGCTTCCGACGATGACGAAGAAACAACTGAACCAAGCAAATCTTCCGGATCAGGCAACGACAAGTCGAACGACTAA
- the aroB gene encoding 3-dehydroquinate synthase, translating to MTETIHIGNSALQEIDELLRNRAFSKVVVLVDDNTLAHCYPRLKDYLPEHSLIQIPSGEEHKTLQTCELIWQRMTELNLDRWAVLVNLGGGVIGDMGGFCASVFKRGIYFVQVPTTLLAQVDASVGGKTGIDFHGLKNHIGVYQEPQAVFIDPTFLQTLPQRQVKSGYAEIIKHWLIADAEAFQTQRNIGLFTEDWEALIRHSVHIKSEVVTADPLEGGYRKVLNFGHTVGHAVETYLMQQPGRELLHGEAIAVGMFCEAYLSVKKELLSKEELDKIETFLVSVYEKVSIGEDDIEKIAQLALQDKKNTRSTINCTLLQSIGKAVYDQAITLQDIQESLRYYQLL from the coding sequence GTGACGGAGACAATACATATAGGTAACAGTGCTTTACAAGAGATAGACGAGCTTCTTCGGAACCGCGCTTTTTCTAAAGTAGTGGTGCTGGTTGATGACAATACCCTGGCCCATTGCTATCCGCGCCTGAAGGATTACCTGCCGGAGCACAGCCTGATACAGATTCCAAGTGGCGAGGAGCATAAGACATTGCAGACCTGCGAGCTGATATGGCAACGCATGACGGAACTGAACCTGGACCGTTGGGCAGTACTGGTTAATTTGGGAGGAGGCGTAATAGGAGATATGGGTGGTTTTTGTGCCTCAGTTTTTAAACGCGGAATCTATTTTGTGCAGGTGCCTACTACCTTACTTGCTCAGGTAGATGCCAGCGTGGGAGGAAAAACAGGCATTGATTTTCATGGCCTGAAAAACCACATTGGCGTATACCAGGAGCCACAGGCGGTGTTTATAGATCCCACTTTTTTGCAGACGCTTCCGCAAAGGCAGGTGAAATCGGGCTATGCCGAAATAATTAAGCACTGGCTCATTGCTGATGCTGAGGCTTTTCAGACCCAACGCAATATAGGTCTTTTTACCGAAGACTGGGAAGCACTTATACGGCACTCGGTACATATAAAATCTGAAGTCGTAACGGCTGACCCGCTGGAAGGAGGCTACAGAAAGGTGCTTAACTTCGGCCATACAGTTGGCCATGCTGTGGAAACGTATCTGATGCAGCAGCCAGGCAGAGAGCTGCTCCACGGAGAAGCCATTGCGGTCGGGATGTTTTGTGAAGCCTACCTTTCCGTAAAAAAAGAACTGCTTTCAAAAGAAGAACTAGATAAGATTGAAACTTTCCTGGTGTCTGTTTATGAAAAAGTAAGCATTGGCGAAGACGATATTGAAAAGATTGCGCAGCTGGCACTTCAGGATAAGAAGAATACCCGCTCTACTATAAATTGTACCCTGCTACAAAGCATTGGCAAAGCTGTATACGATCAGGCCATTACCTTGCAGGACATCCAGGAATCATTACGTTATTACCAACTTTTATGA
- a CDS encoding WbqC family protein, whose amino-acid sequence MVLLSEIQYNPPVSYFWHAIRSESIQIEAHENYIKQSYRNRCHVLTTQGVVPLSIPIRRGNSKDKTIITSIEIDYSQKWFNVHWRTIQSAYGRAPFFEYYSDYIREVYERQPKYLFDLNVDLLRLYFKFMKLEKPLQFTDKYLVEVPENVLDVRNKIHPKIYHDNLHVKPYTQVFGKQFVQELSIIDLLFTQGPKSLSFLL is encoded by the coding sequence TTGGTTCTTCTTTCAGAAATACAATATAATCCTCCTGTAAGCTACTTCTGGCACGCTATTCGCTCTGAAAGTATACAGATTGAGGCGCATGAAAATTATATAAAGCAAAGTTACCGCAACCGCTGTCATGTGCTCACAACGCAAGGCGTTGTGCCGCTAAGCATACCAATCCGCCGCGGAAACAGCAAAGACAAAACCATTATTACATCCATTGAGATAGATTACAGCCAGAAGTGGTTTAATGTGCATTGGCGTACAATACAATCGGCTTACGGACGTGCTCCTTTTTTTGAGTACTACAGCGATTATATCCGGGAAGTGTACGAACGCCAGCCTAAATATTTATTCGACCTGAATGTTGATTTATTACGGCTTTATTTTAAATTTATGAAACTGGAGAAACCGCTTCAGTTTACAGATAAATACCTGGTAGAGGTACCGGAAAACGTGCTGGATGTTAGAAATAAAATACATCCCAAAATCTATCATGACAATTTGCACGTAAAACCCTATACACAAGTATTTGGCAAACAATTTGTACAAGAACTGAGTATAATTGACTTGTTGTTTACACAGGGACCAAAGTCACTTTCCTTTTTACTATAA
- a CDS encoding 3-phosphoshikimate 1-carboxyvinyltransferase, giving the protein MTKALTLSHPTNTIQGKIKLPASKSEANRALIIAALSGQESQLHNLSEANDTQLLQRLLKSDAETINAEDAGTVMRFLTAYYAITGQEKTLTGTERMCQRPIKVLVDALRELGANIEYSGEEGYPPLKIKGFSGSGNNKLKVRSDISSQYISALLMVGPLLPEGLELELEGKIGSRPYIEMTLSLMKHFGVDAVFSGNTIKVAHQAYKAASFSVESDWSAASYWYSFVALAQEADITLLGLREDSYQGDSAIADIMYRLGVHSTFTEEGVKLTKKEHEMSVSIDFSDCPDLAQTIVALCAGLGVKLSMTGVESLRIKETDRIQALQIESLSLNSSLQEVTPGVFQMAPGVIEKKELEFRTYEDHRMAMAFAPIALLEPIKIQEPRVVRKSYPRFWEDLEKVGFEVKFEG; this is encoded by the coding sequence ATGACCAAAGCCCTTACGCTAAGCCACCCAACCAATACTATTCAAGGGAAAATAAAATTACCTGCCTCTAAAAGTGAGGCTAACCGCGCTTTAATTATCGCGGCATTATCCGGGCAGGAATCGCAGTTGCACAATCTGTCGGAGGCAAATGATACGCAGTTGTTACAGCGCTTGCTGAAGAGTGATGCTGAAACGATAAATGCAGAAGATGCCGGAACAGTAATGCGTTTTTTAACAGCTTACTATGCCATCACCGGACAAGAAAAGACCTTAACAGGCACTGAGCGTATGTGCCAGCGCCCCATTAAGGTGCTGGTAGATGCATTGCGTGAGTTAGGTGCCAACATCGAGTACTCAGGAGAAGAAGGCTATCCGCCCCTAAAAATTAAAGGCTTTAGCGGCAGTGGCAACAATAAACTGAAAGTGCGCAGCGATATCAGTAGCCAGTATATTTCTGCTCTGCTGATGGTAGGGCCTTTGCTCCCGGAAGGGTTGGAACTGGAGCTGGAGGGAAAGATCGGTTCACGCCCTTATATTGAGATGACACTTTCGCTGATGAAGCACTTTGGCGTAGATGCTGTTTTTTCAGGAAATACTATCAAGGTAGCGCACCAGGCTTACAAGGCAGCAAGCTTTAGCGTAGAGTCGGATTGGTCGGCAGCCAGTTACTGGTATAGTTTTGTGGCGCTTGCACAGGAGGCCGATATCACGTTATTAGGTTTAAGGGAGGACTCTTACCAGGGTGATAGTGCTATAGCTGACATTATGTATCGTTTAGGTGTACACTCTACCTTTACAGAGGAGGGGGTAAAGCTCACGAAGAAAGAGCATGAGATGTCTGTTTCCATCGACTTCTCCGACTGCCCCGATCTGGCACAGACTATTGTTGCTTTATGTGCCGGCCTGGGTGTAAAGTTAAGTATGACCGGTGTAGAGAGTCTGCGCATAAAAGAAACTGACCGCATTCAGGCTTTGCAAATAGAATCGCTTAGCTTAAACTCATCTTTACAGGAAGTAACGCCCGGGGTGTTTCAGATGGCACCAGGTGTAATTGAAAAGAAAGAGCTTGAATTCCGGACTTACGAAGATCATCGCATGGCTATGGCCTTTGCACCTATTGCTTTGTTGGAGCCGATAAAAATTCAGGAGCCGCGCGTGGTGCGCAAATCTTACCCAAGGTTCTGGGAAGACCTGGAAAAGGTGGGTTTTGAAGTAAAGTTTGAGGGGTAG
- a CDS encoding acyl-CoA carboxylase subunit beta, with protein sequence MAGEIRQSQIETLERKNAEALLGGGQDRIDAQHAKGKLTARDRIHLLLDENSFEEIGKFVMHRSKDFGLDKQYYLGDGVVTGYGTINGRAVYIFSQDFTVLGGSLSETHAEKIVKIMELAMKNGAPVIGLNDSGGARIQEGVVSLGGYADIFYRNTLASGVIPQISAIMGPCAGGAVYSPAITDFIMMVENTSYMFVTGPNVVKTVTHENVTSEELGGASTHSTKSGVTHFSCANEVECINYIKKLLSYIPQNCEDLPPSLPYTTSGNEEREVLNTIVPENPNQPYDMREVIEGIIDADSFFEVHKNFGENIVVGFARLGGRSIGIVGNQPAVLAGVLDINASTKAARFVRFCDSFNIPLLVLEDVPGFLPGTDQEWRGIITNGAKLLYAFCEATVPRITVITRKAYGGAYDVMNSKHIGADMNYAWPSAEIAVMGAQGAAEIIFKREIATAADPAAKLAEKVEEYKEKFATPYRAAHRGFIDEVIMPSETRAKLIKAFKMLENKAVQLPRKKHGNIPL encoded by the coding sequence ATGGCAGGAGAAATCAGGCAGAGTCAAATAGAAACGCTGGAACGCAAAAATGCTGAAGCACTTTTAGGAGGAGGACAAGACAGAATAGACGCACAGCATGCAAAAGGAAAATTAACTGCACGAGATCGCATTCATTTACTGCTCGACGAAAATTCTTTTGAAGAAATCGGCAAATTTGTAATGCACCGCTCAAAAGACTTTGGTTTAGATAAACAATATTATCTGGGAGACGGAGTAGTCACAGGTTATGGCACCATCAACGGCCGTGCAGTATATATATTCTCTCAGGATTTTACAGTATTAGGAGGCTCCCTCTCCGAAACACATGCCGAAAAAATTGTGAAAATTATGGAGCTGGCCATGAAAAATGGTGCTCCGGTAATTGGACTGAACGATTCGGGCGGAGCGCGTATTCAGGAGGGCGTTGTTTCTTTGGGTGGCTATGCCGATATCTTTTACCGCAACACACTGGCATCAGGAGTTATTCCCCAGATTTCTGCTATCATGGGACCGTGTGCCGGCGGCGCAGTATACTCACCGGCCATCACCGATTTTATTATGATGGTGGAAAACACCTCCTACATGTTTGTAACTGGCCCTAACGTTGTAAAAACCGTTACACATGAAAATGTTACCTCTGAAGAGCTGGGAGGTGCCAGTACACATAGCACCAAAAGCGGTGTTACGCACTTTTCCTGTGCCAACGAGGTAGAGTGTATCAACTATATTAAGAAACTTCTGAGCTATATACCTCAGAATTGCGAAGACCTCCCTCCTTCTCTGCCTTACACTACATCCGGCAACGAAGAGCGAGAGGTGCTAAACACTATTGTACCCGAAAACCCAAACCAGCCTTACGATATGCGTGAGGTAATTGAAGGGATCATAGACGCTGACTCATTCTTTGAAGTACATAAGAACTTTGGAGAAAATATTGTTGTTGGTTTTGCCCGTTTAGGTGGCCGCAGCATTGGCATCGTAGGAAACCAGCCTGCTGTACTGGCGGGTGTGTTGGATATTAATGCCAGCACCAAGGCAGCCCGCTTTGTGCGTTTCTGCGACAGCTTTAACATTCCTCTACTAGTGCTGGAAGATGTGCCTGGCTTCCTGCCAGGCACCGACCAGGAATGGCGCGGCATCATTACCAACGGAGCCAAACTACTTTATGCTTTCTGCGAAGCTACAGTGCCACGTATCACTGTTATTACACGCAAGGCTTATGGCGGTGCCTACGATGTGATGAACTCCAAACATATTGGTGCAGATATGAACTATGCCTGGCCAAGTGCTGAAATTGCCGTGATGGGCGCACAAGGCGCTGCCGAAATCATATTTAAGCGTGAAATTGCTACTGCCGCAGATCCGGCTGCTAAACTGGCGGAGAAGGTAGAGGAGTATAAAGAAAAATTTGCCACTCCATACCGTGCCGCTCACCGGGGCTTTATAGACGAGGTTATCATGCCTTCCGAAACTAGAGCCAAGCTGATCAAGGCATTTAAGATGCTGGAGAACAAAGCGGTGCAGCTTCCTCGTAAGAAGCATGGGAACATACCCCTTTAG